The Acropora muricata isolate sample 2 chromosome 5, ASM3666990v1, whole genome shotgun sequence genome includes a window with the following:
- the LOC136918242 gene encoding tropomyosin-like isoform X1: MESGNQDQKPGARENREELMKKLHQIELQNLDLKRSLCSKQKSIQNIRDLRNERKNALRVLGKKHQNEIDKLEDEIKKQGEENVNLAREVDVIQAYRAEENVEEISANEKSNAENERIQEMKKELEAVNIEKKLLVEKKDNLIVGLQMTQRLVGEFQRDLRPANEEMKIDDLKLEKLTEMNNCKRKEFGGVSSAKINLNQKIETMEAENQKLKDEMQNTVNRLQNSNEQFMPDFKKLLENKIEVERNNAQTGREFAIWKLEAKIALNDKNNAIDAVREKIVAFKEKRSVDVKKKKKNKLSCFRRFFFRRQAQNNDKVT, translated from the exons ATGGAGTCTGGTAATCAAG ACCAGAAGCCTGGTGCCAGAGAAAATCGGGAAGAACTTATGAAGAAATTGCATCAAATTGAGTTGCAAAATCTG gACCTCAAAAGGTCTTTGTGTTCAAAACAGAAATCAATTCAAAACATCCGAGATTTGAGAAA CGAAAGGAAAAATGCACTACGTGTGTTggggaaaaaacaccaaaatgaAATAGACAAACTAGAG GATGAAATAAAGAAGCAGGGAGAGGAAAACGTCAACCTCGCCAG AGAAGTTGATGTCATCCAAGCCTATAGGGCAGAGGAGAACGTTGAAGAG ATATCAGCTAATGAAAAGAGCAATGCTGAAAACGAGAG AATCCAGGAGATGAAAAAGGAACTTGAAGCTGTAAACATTGAA AAAAAATTGCTGGTGGAAAAGAAAGATAATTTGATTGTCGGTTTGCAG aTGACACAGCGCCTGGTCGGCGAATTCCAGAG GGATTTGAGGCCGGCAAACGAAGAAATGAAAATTGATGATCTGAAGCTGGAAAAG cTTACTGAAATGAATAATTGCAAACGGAA agaATTTGGTGGCGTATCGTCAGCTAAAATTAACCTGAACCAGAAG ATTGAGACCATGGAAGCAGAAAATCAGAAATTGAAAGACGAAATGCAG AACACTGTGAATCGCCTGCAGAACTCCAATGAACAATTCATGCCGGATTTTAAG AAGTTGCTGGAAAATAAAATCGAAGTTGAAAG GAACAATGCTCAAACTGGGAGGGAGTTTGCCATTTGGAAGCTTGAG GCAAAGATCGCattaaatgacaaaaacaa TGCGATTGACGCTGTCCGTGAAAAGATTGTTGCATTCAAGGAAAAA CGTTCTGTTGatgtgaagaagaaaaagaagaacaaactcagttgtttcagaagattcTTTTTCAGGCGCCAAGCGCAAAACAATGACAAAGTTACCTAA
- the LOC136918242 gene encoding putative autophagy-related protein 11 isoform X2, translated as MKKLHQIELQNLDLKRSLCSKQKSIQNIRDLRNERKNALRVLGKKHQNEIDKLEDEIKKQGEENVNLAREVDVIQAYRAEENVEEISANEKSNAENERIQEMKKELEAVNIEKKLLVEKKDNLIVGLQMTQRLVGEFQRDLRPANEEMKIDDLKLEKLTEMNNCKRKEFGGVSSAKINLNQKIETMEAENQKLKDEMQNTVNRLQNSNEQFMPDFKKLLENKIEVERNNAQTGREFAIWKLEAKIALNDKNNAIDAVREKIVAFKEKRSVDVKKKKKNKLSCFRRFFFRRQAQNNDKVT; from the exons ATGAAGAAATTGCATCAAATTGAGTTGCAAAATCTG gACCTCAAAAGGTCTTTGTGTTCAAAACAGAAATCAATTCAAAACATCCGAGATTTGAGAAA CGAAAGGAAAAATGCACTACGTGTGTTggggaaaaaacaccaaaatgaAATAGACAAACTAGAG GATGAAATAAAGAAGCAGGGAGAGGAAAACGTCAACCTCGCCAG AGAAGTTGATGTCATCCAAGCCTATAGGGCAGAGGAGAACGTTGAAGAG ATATCAGCTAATGAAAAGAGCAATGCTGAAAACGAGAG AATCCAGGAGATGAAAAAGGAACTTGAAGCTGTAAACATTGAA AAAAAATTGCTGGTGGAAAAGAAAGATAATTTGATTGTCGGTTTGCAG aTGACACAGCGCCTGGTCGGCGAATTCCAGAG GGATTTGAGGCCGGCAAACGAAGAAATGAAAATTGATGATCTGAAGCTGGAAAAG cTTACTGAAATGAATAATTGCAAACGGAA agaATTTGGTGGCGTATCGTCAGCTAAAATTAACCTGAACCAGAAG ATTGAGACCATGGAAGCAGAAAATCAGAAATTGAAAGACGAAATGCAG AACACTGTGAATCGCCTGCAGAACTCCAATGAACAATTCATGCCGGATTTTAAG AAGTTGCTGGAAAATAAAATCGAAGTTGAAAG GAACAATGCTCAAACTGGGAGGGAGTTTGCCATTTGGAAGCTTGAG GCAAAGATCGCattaaatgacaaaaacaa TGCGATTGACGCTGTCCGTGAAAAGATTGTTGCATTCAAGGAAAAA CGTTCTGTTGatgtgaagaagaaaaagaagaacaaactcagttgtttcagaagattcTTTTTCAGGCGCCAAGCGCAAAACAATGACAAAGTTACCTAA